From one Trifolium pratense cultivar HEN17-A07 linkage group LG1, ARS_RC_1.1, whole genome shotgun sequence genomic stretch:
- the LOC123906336 gene encoding zinc finger protein 8: MDKKNIERETHDLMNVESFSQLPFIRPPPTIKEKGIRLFGIEFGATTEDNNDDSESPETTTNNNINTFEVENNNKDNNNENNRRFECHYCCRNFPTSQALGGHQNAHKRERQHAKRQHLQSTMVHATTFSDPHLYHHHHHQQQQQQHPLYRFTSSSPSSLSSSPSYPTWNTNSSNSAGARFYSHPTSYSHQQPINGSPLAFWRIPNSAVQSNPSFNHERPLPMLASKERANSSHGAHGVSSSSSASHNRYVYDSKRSDHVSLDLHL, encoded by the coding sequence ATGgacaaaaaaaacattgaaagaGAAACACATGACTTAATGAATGTTGAGTCATTCTCCCAACTTCCCTTCATCCGCCCTCCACCCACCATCAAAGAAAAAGGCATCCGTCTCTTCGGCATCGAATTCGGCGCCACCACGGAAGATAACAACGATGACTCCGAGTCGCCGGAAACAACtaccaacaacaacattaacacATTTGAAGttgaaaacaataacaaagaCAACAACAATGAAAACAATAGAAGATTTGAATGTCATTATTGTTGTAGAAACTTCCCAACTTCACAAGCTTTAGGTGGTCATCAAAACGCACACAAAAGAGAACGTCAACATGCTAAACGACAACACCTTCAATCAACTATGGTACATGCTACTACTTTCTCTGATCCACAtctttatcatcatcatcatcatcaacaacaacaacaacaacatcctCTTTATAGATTcacatcatcatcaccatcatcattatcatcatcccCTTCTTATCCAACATGGAACACAAACTCATCTAATTCAGCTGGTGCAAGATTTTATAGCCATCCAACTTCTTACTCTCATCAACAACCTATTAATGGTAGTCCTTTAGCTTTTTGGCGTATTCCGAATAGCGCCGTTCAGAGTAACCCTAGTTTCAACCATGAACGCCCTCTACCTATGCTTGCTTCCAAGGAAAGAGCGAATTCGTCGCACGGTGCTCATGGagtatcttcttcttcttctgcttcCCATAATCGCTATGTTTATGACTCTAAACGTAGCGACCATGTTAGTTTGGATCTTCATCTCTAA